In one Gopherus evgoodei ecotype Sinaloan lineage chromosome 1, rGopEvg1_v1.p, whole genome shotgun sequence genomic region, the following are encoded:
- the LOC115648036 gene encoding olfactory receptor 52N2-like produces the protein MAAFNLTLSDPSSFILMGIPGLEAAHVWISIPFAMFYIIGLLENLMLLFVVNKEQTLHKPMYLLLCMLALTEITSSTSVVPKALCIFWFNLKTITVHGCLTQSFFLPMFTVMHSTILMSMAFDRYVAICNPLRYATILTNARIAKLGLLGLIKSVLFVLPLPLLLTRLPFCANRIIPHTHCEPIAVAKISCGDITVNSIYGLVMLFLVTGLDLMFIALSYGLIIKAILRMSSNEAHHKALNTCTAHICVMLTYYTPSLFYHLTQRFVQDIALHGHVIFADLYLLIPPMLNPIIYGVKTKKLREKLCKYICRQ, from the coding sequence ATGGCAGCTTTCAACCTCACCCTCTCTGACCCTTCATCATTCATCTTAATGGGCATCCCTGGTCTGGAAGCTGCTCATgtctggatttccatcccttttGCAATGTTCTACATTATCGGCCTGTTGGAAAATTTAATGCTTCTGTTTGTTGTAAATAAAGAGCAGACCCTGCACAAGCCAatgtacctgctgctctgcatgctggcgcTCACAGAGATCACCAGCTCTACTTCTGTTGTGCCAAAAGCACTGTGcatattttggttcaatttgaaaACCATTACTGTGCATGGCTGCCTCACCCAGTCATTTTTCCTTCCCATGTTTACTGTTATGCACTCAACCATCCTCATGTCAATGGCCTTCGATCGCTACGTTGCCATATGTAACCCTCTGAGATATGCCACCATCCTCACCAATGCACGAATAGCTAAGCTGGGGCTTTTAGGTTTGATCAAATCCGTTCTCTTTGTTCTGCCTCTGCCCTTGCTCCTAACCAGGCTGCCGTTCTGTGCAAACCGCATCATCCCCCACACGCATTGTGAACCTATAGCTGTGGCAAAGATCTCATGTGGGGACATCACAGTTAACAGTATATATGGCTTGGTGATGCTGTTTCTAGTCACTGGTTTAGACCTGATGTTCATTGCCCTGTCTTATGGTCTGATCATCAAGGCCATCCTCAGAATGTCCTCCAATGAAGCCCATCATAAAGCCCTCAACACCTGCACAGCGCACATCTGTGTGATGCTGACGTATTATACTCCCAGCCTCTTCTACCACCTAACACAGCGTTTTGTTCAGGACATTGCTCTGCACGGCCACGTCATCTTTGCTGACCTCTATCTCCTCATCCCCCCCATGCTCAACCCTATCATTTATGGAGTCAAAACCAAAAAGCTTCGTGAGAAATTGTGCAAATACATCTGCAGACAGTGA